In Hippoglossus stenolepis isolate QCI-W04-F060 chromosome 5, HSTE1.2, whole genome shotgun sequence, one genomic interval encodes:
- the si:dkey-29p10.4 gene encoding E3 ubiquitin/ISG15 ligase TRIM25: MGNQLDTPTRCPLCNAMTMDPVTLKCNHRFCRRCIGDLWSVAPDGPYHCPEWRCKTVYRTLPFDRSLMSSPSRWAAATSSNDEQNNLDSALKRPSLSSRLLGKRKASAPAPEQPATKRSTVESPCERPSDTEMPTAYISDKSEQSTGMETSEKEVHPESTQSESGDGPSCSDKSDSKAVPASDALQDASNQQSQREAEVVTLVDSDTSDEVDICEAPLLTTPRRDTQGTESHASPTKPASPANLVSFPGVSQSEKDKSPVPHVKPPLAFTKHPGASGSSSNVGIFYTTESKYSSPVPCHYCPKTVYQCAVKTCLVCGASMCSEHLRPHLDSPVFQNHTLVPPVEDISPWRCQEHQEINRIYCRQCVVCVCTVCTVIGSHRGHVCISIREAERELRGNLKEEIKQRQDAEQQVESRVTELTQKKETFRVVLSEARKGVQQQYEAIREALEQEEQSALQCVMKEESRVLGGLEEKLSHLSSSLLSIQQGLHTLEELADAKGDKRVQEQAFIMEYSKVTQLGSNMGSCVQQSEAPEEVDQARLKCLQSWTEKRLDTITLTVPGKDRDLYRLLYGTIPILDADTAHSKLQLSNSNRKVTYSETQQLYTEHEARFSSFPQVLASCALEGGRWYWEVSVPVDEGRWKVGLSEGQIERKGQRDNSRLGFNSFSWCVACDRRKVEAVHNKVSVPVEVDKLQRVGVFLDFEEGILSFFNVTPGGSLVLMHSYQHKFSDALYPAFSVSKTQLMICDLFQT; encoded by the exons ATGGGGAATCAGCTAGACACCCCGACGAGGTGCCCGCTGTGCAACGCGATGACCATGGACCCCGTCACCCTGAAGTGCAACCACCGCTTCTGCCGGCGGTGCATCGGGGACCTGTGGAGCGTCGCACCGGACGGGCCGTACCACTGTCCGGAGTGGAGGTGTAAGACCGTGTACCGCACTCTGCCGTTCGACCGCAGCCTGATGTCCTCCCCGAGTCGCTGGGCTGCAG CCACATCCAGTAATGATGAGCAGAACAATTTGGACTCGGCGTTGAAGAGGCCCTCGCTCTCCAGCAGACTCCTGGGGAAGAGAAAGGCCAGCGCCCCGGCACCAGAGCAACCTGCCACGAAGCGATCGACGGTGGAATCTCCCTGTGAGCGCCCCAGTGACACTGAGATGCCCACCGCTTACATTTCAGACAAATCCGAGCAGTCTACTGGTATGGAGACATCTGAGAAAGAAGTTCACCCGGAATCTACACAGTCTGAGAGCGGTGATGGCCCATCCTGCAGTGACAAGTCTGACAGCAAGGCAGTACCTGCAAGTGATGCGCTACAAGACGCCTCAAACCAGCAGAGCCAGCGTGAAGCAGAGGTCGTCACATTGGTTGACTCTGACACCTCGGATGAAGTCGATATATGTGAGGCACCTCTTCTTACAACCCCCAGAAGAGACACACAAGGGACAGAAAGTCATGCATCACCAACGAAACCGGCCTCACCTGCCAACTTGGTTTCATTTCCTGGGGTCTCACAGTCTGAAAAAGATAAGTCTCCTGTACCTCACGTCAAGCCACCTCTGGCATTCACCAAGCATCCGGGTGCTTCAGGATCCTCAAGTAATGTTGGTATCTTTTACACGACGGAGAGCAAATATTCCAGCCCTGTGCCCTGCCATTACTGCCCCAAAACGGTTTATCAGTGTGCTGTGAAGACCTGTCTAGTGTGTGGAGCTTCCATGTGTTCAGAGCACCTGCGCCCCCACCTGGACTCCCCCGTGTTTCAGAATCACACCCTGGTTCCTCCGGTGGAGGACATTTCTCCCTGGAGGTGCCAGGAGCACCAGGAGATAAACAGGATCTACTGTCGgcagtgtgtagtgtgtgtgtgcacggtgtGTACGGTCATAGGCTCACACCGCGGCCATGTCTGCATCAGCATccgggaggcagagagagagctcaGG GGCAACCTGAAAGAAGAGATCAAACAACGGCAGGACGCCGAACAGCAAGTGGAGAGCAGAGTGACTGAACTTACCCAGAAGAAAGAGACGTTCCGA GTGGTTTTAAGTGAGGCGCGAAAAGGAGTGCAGCAGCAGTATGAAGCCATCAGAGAGGccctggagcaggaggagcagtcAGCTCTTCAGTGTGTGAtgaaggaggagagcagggtTCTGGGGGGACTAGAGGAGAAACTCAGCcacctcagcagcagcctgctCTCCATCCAGCAGGGCCTCCACACCCTGGAGGAGCTGGCTGATGCCAAGGGAGACAAACGCGTTCAGGAGCAGGCCTTCATTATG GAGTACAGCAAAGTAACACAACT TGGCAGTAACATGGGGAGCTGTGTGCAGCAGTCTGAGGCTCCAGAAGAAGTGGATCAGGCCCGGCTGAAGTGTTTGCAGAGCTGGACTGAGAAGCGTCTGGACACCATCACCCTCACCGTGCCTGGCAAAGACCGAGACCTCTACAGACTGCTCT ATGGTACCATCCCCATCCTGGATGCAGATACAGCTCATTCCAAGTTGCAGCTGTCAAACAGCAACAGGAAGGTGACGTACAGCGAGACGCAGCAGCTCTACACGGAGCACGAGGCTCGCTTCAGCTCCTTCCCACAAGTCCTGGCCTCCTGTGCCCTGGAGGGGGGCCGCTGGTACTGGGAAGTGAGCGTGCCTGTGGACGAGGGTCGATGGAAGGTGGGGCTGAGCGAGGGGCAGATAGAGAGGAAGGGCCAAAGGGACAACTCTCGTCTGGGCTTCAACAGCTTCTCCTGGTGCGTCGCTTGTGACCGGAGGAAGGTAGAAGCCGTGCACAACAAGGTTTCTGTTCCTGTGGAGGTAGACAAGCTGCAGAGGGTGGGAGTGTTCCTCGACTTTGAGGAGGGTATTTTATCATTCTTTAATGtgacaccagggggcagtcTAGTATTAATGCATTCCTATCAGCACAAGTTTTCTGATGCTCTTTACCCAGCGTTCTCTGTGTCAAAAACCCAGCTGATGATCTGTGATCTGTTCCAGACATAA